A section of the Eublepharis macularius isolate TG4126 chromosome 1, MPM_Emac_v1.0, whole genome shotgun sequence genome encodes:
- the SLC39A1 gene encoding zinc transporter ZIP1, protein MAEQVEPKSELDQMVWQPYARTTALHSQLGLEVKLGSLVLLLMVTLLCGFLPMWVFHRPGTTTSSSATRNKVLSLVSCFAGGVFLATCLLDLIPDYLSSINEALANLGITLFFPLQEFILAMGFFLVLIMEQIVLAYKDPSGSLEETQALLGSASHNSATIQDQGWPDGPLQRQVPRDSPIGERPHLHVDFNSHSAIRCFVLLLALSLHSVFEGLAVGLQEESAQALEICLALLIHKGAIAFSLSFKLLQSRLRPRVVAACLVLFSIMSPLGIGLGVVLTETPVAVLHGLSRSVLEGLAAGTFVYITFLEILPHELSSSEQRILKVILLLAGFAVVTSILFIKI, encoded by the exons atggctgagcaggtggaaccGAAATCCGAGCTGGACCAGATGGTGTGGCAGCCATACGCCCGGACGACGGCGCTCCATTCCCAGCTGGGCTTGGAGGTGAAACTGGGTTCGCTGGTGCTATTGCTGATGGTGACGCTTCTTTGTGGGTTCTTGCCTATGTGGGTCTTCCATCGGCCAGGAACCACAACCAGCTCATCAG CGACTCGGAATAAAGTATTAAGTCTGGTGAGCTGTTTTGCCGGCGGCGTCTTCCTGGCTACCTGTCTCCTGGATTTGATTCCCGATTACCTCAGCAGCATCAACGAGGCCCTGGCTAATTTGGGAATCACG cTCTTCTTCCCCCTACAAGAGTTTATCCTGGCCATGGGGTTTTTCCTGGTTCTTATCATGGAGCAGATTGTCCTGGCGTACAAGGACCCGTCGGGCTCCCTGGAGGAGACGCAAGCCCTGCTTGGCTCCGCTTCGCATAACTCCGCCACCATCCAAGACCAGGGCTGGCCGGATGGACCTCTGCAGCGGCAGGTGCCCCGGGACAGCCCGATCGGGGAGCGCCCCCACCTCCACGTGGATTTCAACTCCCACTCGGCCATCCGCTGCTTCGTGCTTCTGCTGGCCCTCTCCCTGCACTCCGTCTTCGAGGGGCTGGCCGTGGGGCTGCAGGAGGAGAGCGCCCAGGCCCTGGAGATCTGTTTGGCCTTGCTGATCCACAAGGGCGCCATCGCTTTCAGCCTCAGCTTTAAGCTGCTCCAGAGccggctgcggccccgagtggtGGCTGCGTGCCTGGTTCTCTTCTCCATCATGTCCCCCTTGGGCATCGGGCTGGGCGTGGTTCTGACGGAGACCCCTGTGGCTGTGCTCCACGGCCTGTCCCGCAGCGTGCTGGAAGGGCTGGCGGCTGGCACGTTCGTCTACATCACCTTCTTGGAGATTCTGCCCCACgagctcagctcctctgagcaacGGATCCTCAAAGTTATCCTCCTCCTGGCTGGGTTCGCAGTTGTCACCAGCATTCTGTTTATTAAGATCTGA